Proteins co-encoded in one Chrysemys picta bellii isolate R12L10 chromosome 13, ASM1138683v2, whole genome shotgun sequence genomic window:
- the LOC103306770 gene encoding cathepsin G-like, whose amino-acid sequence MAYVQIAMWRGVKTCGGVLIRDDVVLTAAHCNDKQGYITVKLGVHNLRLWEWSQQEIPVHRRIPHPQYDMYSFNNDVMLLQLAHRARLNEWVGLIPLPSAWQGVHPGAMCSVAGWDRMSARSAKGSDVLQEVDVEVLEDYVCLRNPDQIYRYYNASTMLCAGDPKQGKSSFKVMP is encoded by the exons ATGGCCTATGTGCAGATAGCAATGTGGAGAGGGGTGAAAACATGTGGGGGGGTCCTGATTCGGGACGATGTGGTGCTGACAGCAGCTCATTGCAACGACAAGCAGGG CTACATCACTGTCAAGCTGGGAGTCCATAACCTTAGACTGTGGGAATGGAGCCAACAAGAAATTCCTGTGCATCGCCGGATCCCCCACCCGCAATATGACATGTACTCCTTTAACAATGATGTCATGCTGCTGCAG CTGGCGCACCGAGCCAGGCTCAATGAATGGGTGGGGCTCATCCCCTTGCCCAGCGCCTGGCAGGGCGTGCACCCCGGGGCCATGTGCAGTGTCGCCGGCTGGGACCGGATGAGCGCCCGCAGTGCAAAGGGCTCAGATGTGCTCCAGGAGGTGGACGTGGAGGTGCTGGAGGATTATGTGTGTCTGAGGAATCCTGACCAGATCTATCGTTACTATAACGCCTCCACTATGCTTTGTGCAGGGGATCCGAAACAGGGCAAAAGTTCCTTTAAGGTAATGCCCTGA